The proteins below are encoded in one region of Silene latifolia isolate original U9 population chromosome 2, ASM4854445v1, whole genome shotgun sequence:
- the LOC141644218 gene encoding uncharacterized protein LOC141644218, giving the protein MNQYRLTLAFLTLLFFLPLIRSQVCQRFCGDIQLRYPFGGGPGCGDPRFTKYISCNDRMLTFTTHTGSYPITNVDYANKILYVSDPSMSTCFCTQPSKGFSLDWDAPFTFQDGTVFALLDCSLDSSPIYKGAINGNTSDVPQCDNAGTTLCSSLYSCQPISQRLNVPISTCCVYAPVDLGPAYQMDLQKLQCKAYTAVYSFDGQETNPEAWKFGAALKYKFNVNNDYPIYCSNCEKSNGVCAYTGTYNNFVCNCPSGVNTTTDCYFQNSWNSGLILTPFSKGTWLIIFAALMSWISF; this is encoded by the exons ATGAACCAATATCGACTCACCCTCGCTTTCCTCacccttcttttcttcctcccaCTCATCCGCTCCCAAGTATGTCAACGCTTTTGTGGCGACATCCAACTCCGTTACCCCTTCGGTGGTGGACCCGGGTGTGGTGATCCTCGTTTCACCAAATACATAAGTTGCAATGATAGAATGCTCACCTTCACTACCCACACAGGGTCTTACCCGATTACAAACGTCGACTATGCCAACAAGATCCTATATGTTTCCGACCCTTCCATGTCCACTTGCTTCTGCACTCAACCTAGCAAAGGGTTCAGTCTTGATTGGGACGCGCCATTTACGTTCCAAGACGGGACCGTCTTTGCTTTGCTAGATTGCTCACTTGATTCCTCTCCTATATACAAGGGTGCCATTAATGGAAATACTAGTGATGTTCCTCAATGTGATAATGCAGGAACAACCCTATGCAGCTCGCTTTACTCGTGCCAACCAATCAGCCAACGACTGAACGTCCCAATATCCACGTGCTGCGTCTATGCACCCGTGGATCTAGGACCCGCTTACCAAATGGATCTCCAAAAGCTCCAATGTAAGGCCTATACCGCAGTGTACAGTTTCGATGGACAGGAGACAAACCCGGAAGCATGGAAGTTCGGGGCAGCATTGAAATACAAGTTCAATGTCAACAATGACTACCCGATTTACTGCAGTAACTGTGAGAAGAGTAACGGAGTTTGCGCTTACACCGGAACTTACAACAATTTCGTATGTAATTGTCCGAGTGGAGTGAATACTACTACAGATTGCTACTTTCAGAATTCATGGAATTCTGGACTAATCCTAACTCCATTCTCCAAAG GAACCTGGTTGATTATTTTTGCTGCTTTGATGTCATGGATCTCATTCTAG
- the LOC141644217 gene encoding hydroxyproline O-galactosyltransferase GALT6-like, giving the protein MMKVRGTKLDSVMILSRLRSLHLLMGLVLVYVFLMTTQFPVFFRFLDGKQHRLRILKETPFDKPLSRIVSTLVFPPRRNDNTSIYVTAMHAWVKGGNLWAQVMGRGPSPKPHVGFRNETFRCPDSVSVVHGDGGAFIGEVKLPCGMTLGSHVTVVGQPKRAHFEDEPRISLMKEVMVSQFMVELRRAKGEKGEAPARLLHFNPRIRGDWSERPVIEMNNCFRGQWGTAVRCEGWESLRVEETVDGQVKCEKWMREDVNSSDNSKATLVWLNKLMGRSKKVGMEWPYPFAEGKMFVLTITTGLEGYHTSVNGRHLTSFAYRNGFDLEDAMTLNVYGDVDVHSVFAGSLPTSHPSIAPERHLEMSAEWKARPLPNTTIVLFIGIISAGDHFAERMAVRKSWMQHNLIKSSQVVARFFVALHERESINVELKKEAEFFGDIIIVPYLDNYDLVVLKTLAICEYGVNMLSTKYIMKCDDDTFVRVDAVIEEATQVGDGKSLYIGKINYYHEPLREGKWAVTQEEWTSDVYPPYADGPGYIVSSDIARFIVSEFKKTRLRLFKMEDVSMGVWVEQFNSSRPVVYVHNEHFHQSGCVNGYITAHYQSPKQLVCMWEKLQSEGIPRCCNLR; this is encoded by the exons ATGATGAAGGTGAGAGGTACTAAACTTGACTCGGTGATGATACTGAGTCGACTCAGGTCACTTCATTTGTTAATGGGTCTTGTATTAGTCTACGTTTTTTTAATGACAACACAATTTCccgttttcttccgtttcttagACGGAAAACAACACCGTCTTCGTATCCTAAAAGAGACTCCGTTTGATAAACCGCTTTCTCGAATCGTTTCGACACTCGTTTTTCCTCCTAGAAGAAACGATAATACTTCAATTTACGTAACCGCCATGCATGCATGGGTTAAAGGCGGAAATTTATGGGCCCAGGTGATGGGCCGAGGCCCAAGCCCAAAACCACATGTGGGTTTCCGAAACGAAACGTTTCGGTGTCCGGATTCGGTTTCGGTAGTGCATGGAGATGGTGGGGCGTTTATTGGGGAAGTGAAATTGCCATGTGGTATGACGTTAGGGTCTCACGTGACGGTGGTGGGCCAGCCTAAGAGGGCCCACTTTGAAGATGAGCCTAGGATTAGTTTAATGAAGGAAGTGATGGTTTCGCAGTTTATGGTGGAATTGAGAAGGGCAAAAGGGGAAAAAGGCGAGGCGCCGGCGAGATTATTGCATTTTAATCCGAGGATTCGAGGGGATTGGAGTGAAAGACCGGTTATTGAGATGAATAATTGTTTTAGGGGTCAGTGGGGGACTGCTGTTCGTTGCGAGGGGTGGGAGTCGCTCCGTGTTGAGGAAACTG TCGATGGGCAAGTCAAATGTGAGAAGTGGATGCGTGAGGATGTAAATTCTTCAGACAATTCGAAGGCCACTTTAGTATGGTTGAATAAATTGATGGGACGGAGTAAGAAAGTGGGAATGGAGTGGCCATATCCTTTCGCGGAGGGTAAAATGTTTGTTCTCACAATAACTACAGGCTTGGAAGGGTATCATACTAGTGTCAATGGAAGGCATTTAACGTCTTTTGCATATCGAAAT GGCTTCGATTTAGAAGATGCGATGACACTAAATGTGTATGGGGATGTCGATGTGCATTCTGTATTTGCTGGGTCCTTGCCGACATCACATCCTAGCATCGCTCCAGAGAGGCATCTTGAAATGTCCGCTGAGTGGAAGGCTCGGCCACTCCCCAATACTACCATTGTTCTTTTCATTGGAATTATATCTGCCGGAGACCATTTTGCTGAGCGTATGGCTGTCCGAAAATCTTGGATGCAACATAACTTAATTAAATCATCTCAAGTTGTGGCCCGCTTCTTCGTCGCCTTG CATGAACGAGAGAGTATAAACGTGGAGCTGAAGAAGGAAGCTGAATTTTTCGGTGACATTATAATAGTACCATACCTGGATAATTACGATCTTGTTGTATTGAAGACACTTGCGATTTGTGAATATGGG GTTAACATGCTGTCGACAAAATATATCATGAAATGTGATGATGATACATTTGTCAGGGTAGACGCTGTGATCGAAGAAGCAACACAAGTTGGTGACGGTAAAAGCCTTTACATTGGGAAAATAAACTATTACCACGAGCCTCTCCGTGAAGGAAAATGGGCGGTAACTCAAGAG GAGTGGACAAGTGACGTTTATCCACCATATGCCGATGGACCAGGGTATATAGTGTCGTCAGATATTGCCCGTTTCATCGTATCAGAGTTTAAGAAAACCCGACTGAGA TTGTTCAAGATGGAAGATGTGAGCATGGGGGTATGGGTTGAGCAATTCAACAGTTCGAGACCTGTCGTGTATGTACACAACGAGCATTTCCACCAGTCCGGCTGTGTGAATGGCTATATCACAGCTCATTATCAGTCCCCTAAACAATTGGTATGTATGTGGGAGAAATTGCAAAGTGAAGGAATACCTAGATGCTGTAACCTGAGATAA
- the LOC141644219 gene encoding uncharacterized protein LOC141644219, which translates to MGGCVSTPKGWVGKRSKRIRKKINYKHNHNHDINNNNNNNISTTNNAKVNRKRRAFKKRVSSRSLDDHHGTDRSFTNPTFQGNSEEAFYDSITIFDSDGEEDFQSFQEDNLSQNGGERSSMGRNSHEMNSARNSTEAKHPVYADEISSSLDGSSGKDDRVLDNCGILPNNCLPCLNTATVPSIEKRTSISSPPSARKKTTSKLSFKWKDGVPSSRLSSKTLLQRPIAGTQVPFCPIDKRVMDSWSQIEPSTFRVRGQNFFRDKKKDFAPNNAAYYPFGVDMFLSPRKIEHIARYVELPAVNSVAGFPSILVVNAQVPLYPAALFQNEGDGEGINIVMYYKINERFLKELTSNHQESIRKMMHDEVEKVKSFPMDTIAPFRERLKIIGRLVNVDDLHISSAEKKLINAYNEKPVLSRPQHEFFSGENYFEIDLDMHRFSYISRKGFEAFLGRLKMCVIDFGLTIQGNKAEEVPEQILCCVRLNGLDYMNYQQLGMGQDPL; encoded by the exons ATGGGAGGTTGTGTATCAACCCCAAAAGGGTGGGTAGGAAAACGATCAAAGAGGATAAGGAAGAAGAttaattataaacataatcataatcatgatattaataataacaataataataatattagtactaCTAATAATGCTAAAGTTAATCGTAAAAGAAGGGCTTTTAAGAAACGCGTTTCTTCTCGATCTCTTGATGATCATCATGGCACAGATCGTTCATTTACAAATCCTACATTTCAAG GCAACAGTGAGGAGGCCTTTTACGATTCAATTACAATTTTTGATTCTGATGGTGAAGAGGATTTCCAAAGTTTTCAGGAAG ATAATTTATCCCAAAATGGGGGTGAACGATCATCAATGGGAAGAAATTCACATGAAATGAATTCTGCTCGAAATTCAACAGAAGCAAAGCATCCTGTCTACGCTGATGAAATATCCTCTTCTTTAGATGGAAGCTCTGGCAAGGATGACAGAGTGTTGGATAATTGTGGCATACTTCCTAATAATTGTCTGCCTTGTCTCAACACTGCTACAGTACCGTCTATTGAAAAGCGGACATCAATTAGCTCCCCACCAAGTGCGAGGAAGAAGACAACCTCTAAACTTTCCTTCAAATGGAAGGATGGAGTTCCTAGTTCAAGAT TGTCTTCAAAGACACTATTGCAGAGACCAATAGCAGGAACCCAAGTTCCTTTCTGCCCGATAGACAAGAGAGTCATGGACAGTTGGTCACAGATTGAACCAAGTACTTTTAGAGTTCGTGGACAAAACTTTTTTAG GGATAAAAAGAAGGATTTCGCTCCAAACAATGCTGCATATTATCCTTTTGGTGTTGACATGTTTTTGTCTCCACGTAAAATTGAGCATATTGCTCGTTATGTGGAACTTCCTGCAGTAAATTCTGTAGCAGGTTTCCCATCCATTCTTGTTGTAAATGCACAG GTGCCATTGTATCCTGCCGCTTTGTTCCAGAATGAAGGTGACGGAGAAGGAATAAATATAGTGATGTATTATAAGATTAATGAAAGATTTTTGAAGGAACTCACTTCGAATCATCAAGAGAGTATCCGA AAAATGATGCATGATGAGGTTGAAAAGGTGAAAAGTTTTCCTATGGACACTATTGCGCCTTTTCGTGAGAGACTGAAGATTATTGGTCGTCTTGTCAATGTGGACGACCTTCATATAAGTTCAGCAGAGAAGAAGCTTATCAATGCTTACAATGAGAAGCCTGTTTTATCTCGGCCTCAGCACGAGTTCTTTTCA GGCGAGAATTATTTTGAGATTGATTTGGACATGCACAGATTCAGTTATATATCAAGGAAAGGGTTCGAGGCGTTCTTGGGTAGATTAAAGATGTGTGTCATTGATTTTGGACTCACTATACAG GGAAATAAAGCTGAGGAAGTGCCGGAGCAAATATTATGTTGTGTACGATTGAATGGACTCGATTATATGAATTACCAACAACTGGGGATGGGTCAAGATCCCCTATGA
- the LOC141644220 gene encoding uncharacterized protein LOC141644220 isoform X1: protein MELLKLSRFKLQLRALISEVRDLRERERSSSEQLHISIQRQKQLEEEFGRKLKELERELALSIELRQKLERKVSYLQNDNTLLENKQKELNNTIQALLQSKEQFVNAYQESTCELRRSIETRDRKLKILSEKLKSHLLLFDSIEKEASSVKHAVDDVRHIVSQKEDVVSGLKRKFDKVSEVDRLFIGKISDMENKLGEYKNELKRKDVIISELEANLKAERISKRGQSQIEELQIALSKKEAVIQNLMLEKQVLDSEVRNLGAVLEKLQHAFSDMYKDKKAFISIVESHESFVSPREERSATPEDQMNRLTTYLPNNSQCNQCDASTVVEPEKVSVSCAEETGRSLAFGIEPACSTTRSAWPGPESTNDAQSMLSSEAKSITAITVCQLESESSTLQAESSGNPG from the exons ATGGAGTTGCTGAAACTCTCAAGGTTCAAACTCCAGCTTCGTGCCCTAATTTCCGAAGTTCGCGATCTCCGC GAAAGGGAGCGATCATCTTCGGAACAGTTACATATCTCAATTCAG AGGCAGAAGCAGTTagaggaggaatttgggaggaaGTTGAAGGAATTGGAGCGTGAGTTAGCGTTGTCGATTGAGTTACGACAAAAGCTCGAAAGGAAG GTAAGTTATCTCCAGAATGATAATACACttcttgagaacaagcaaaaagAGTTGAACAACACTATACAGGCTCTTCTTCAATCAAAAGAGCAATTTGTCAATGCTTATCAG GAGTCAACATGTGAATTGAGACGTTCAATTGAAACAAGAGACCGGAAGCTCAAAATCTTATCTGAAAAGCTGAAGTCTCACCTATTGTTGTTTGACTCCATAGAGAAAGAAGCATCATCTGTGAAGCACGCTGTTGACGACGTACGGCATATTGTTTCTCAGAAGGAGGACGTAG TATCTGGCTTAAAACGAAAATTCGATAAAGTTTCAGAGGTTGATAGACTTTTTATAG GAAAAATCAGTGATATGGAAAACAAGCTAGGTGAATACAAGAATGAGCTGAAGAGAAAAGACGTGATTATTTCAGAACTAGAAGCAAATCTCAAAGCAGAGAGGATTAGTAAAAGAGGTCAATCACAGATAGAAGAA CTCCAGATAGCTCTATCAAAAAAGGAAGCTGTTATACAGAATCTAATGTTAGAGAAGCAG GTGTTAGATTCAGAAGTTCGGAATTTAGGAGCCGTTTTGGAGAAACTCCAGCATGCTTTCAGTGATATGTACAAG GATAAAAAGGCATTCATATCGATAGTTGAGAGCCATGAAAGCTTTGTGTCTCCAAGAGAAGAAAGATCTGCGACTCCAGAAGACCAAATGAATAGGTTAACTACATACCTTCCAA ACAATTCACAATGTAATCAGTGTGATGCGTCCACTGTGGTAGAACCGGAAAAAGTTTCAGTGTCTTGTGCTGAAGAGACGGGCAGATCTCTTGCATTTGGGATAGAG CCTGCTTGCTCTACAACACGTTCAGCTTGGCCGGGACCTGAATCAACTAATGATGCTCAGTCTATGCTCAGTAGTGAAGCAAAG AGTATTACTGCAATCACGGTTTGCCAGTTGGAGTCCGAGAGTTCAACACTTCAAGCAGAATCTTCTGGAAATCCTGGCTAA
- the LOC141644220 gene encoding uncharacterized protein LOC141644220 isoform X2 produces MELLKLSRFKLQLRALISEVRDLRERERSSSEQLHISIQRQKQLEEEFGRKLKELERELALSIELRQKLERKVSYLQNDNTLLENKQKELNNTIQALLQSKEQFVNAYQESTCELRRSIETRDRKLKILSEKLKSHLLLFDSIEKEASSVKHAVDDVRHIVSQKEDVVSGLKRKFDKVSEVDRLFIGKISDMENKLGEYKNELKRKDVIISELEANLKAERISKRGQSQIEELQIALSKKEAVIQNLMLEKQVLDSEVRNLGAVLEKLQHAFSDMYKDKKAFISIVESHESFVSPREERSATPEDQMNRQFTM; encoded by the exons ATGGAGTTGCTGAAACTCTCAAGGTTCAAACTCCAGCTTCGTGCCCTAATTTCCGAAGTTCGCGATCTCCGC GAAAGGGAGCGATCATCTTCGGAACAGTTACATATCTCAATTCAG AGGCAGAAGCAGTTagaggaggaatttgggaggaaGTTGAAGGAATTGGAGCGTGAGTTAGCGTTGTCGATTGAGTTACGACAAAAGCTCGAAAGGAAG GTAAGTTATCTCCAGAATGATAATACACttcttgagaacaagcaaaaagAGTTGAACAACACTATACAGGCTCTTCTTCAATCAAAAGAGCAATTTGTCAATGCTTATCAG GAGTCAACATGTGAATTGAGACGTTCAATTGAAACAAGAGACCGGAAGCTCAAAATCTTATCTGAAAAGCTGAAGTCTCACCTATTGTTGTTTGACTCCATAGAGAAAGAAGCATCATCTGTGAAGCACGCTGTTGACGACGTACGGCATATTGTTTCTCAGAAGGAGGACGTAG TATCTGGCTTAAAACGAAAATTCGATAAAGTTTCAGAGGTTGATAGACTTTTTATAG GAAAAATCAGTGATATGGAAAACAAGCTAGGTGAATACAAGAATGAGCTGAAGAGAAAAGACGTGATTATTTCAGAACTAGAAGCAAATCTCAAAGCAGAGAGGATTAGTAAAAGAGGTCAATCACAGATAGAAGAA CTCCAGATAGCTCTATCAAAAAAGGAAGCTGTTATACAGAATCTAATGTTAGAGAAGCAG GTGTTAGATTCAGAAGTTCGGAATTTAGGAGCCGTTTTGGAGAAACTCCAGCATGCTTTCAGTGATATGTACAAG GATAAAAAGGCATTCATATCGATAGTTGAGAGCCATGAAAGCTTTGTGTCTCCAAGAGAAGAAAGATCTGCGACTCCAGAAGACCAAATGAATAG ACAATTCACAATGTAA